A stretch of the Lolium perenne isolate Kyuss_39 chromosome 3, Kyuss_2.0, whole genome shotgun sequence genome encodes the following:
- the LOC127345465 gene encoding uncharacterized protein, whose translation MASSVRGGGGGDAGEGEWLKVAELKAMAGAQDPHVKEVDNLTLRRFLRARGQDVGKASTMLLKFVAWRREAVPDGAIPAEQVRSDIADQKVSMAGVDRTGRPVMLAFPARHYSANRDMATFKRFVVYLLDSICARIPRGQEKFLCIVDLKGWGYANCDVRAYIAAIEIMQNYYPERLGKALMIHVPYLFMKAWNMVQPFIDANTKDKFVFIDDKNLEETLKRELEDSQIPEMYGGKLTPVPLS comes from the exons ATGGCGAGCAGcgtaagaggaggaggaggaggggatgcAGGGGAAGGGGAGTGGCTCAAGGTCGCCGAGCTCAAGGCCATGGCGGGAGCCCAGGACCCACATGTCAAG GAGGTTGACAACCTGACACTTCGGAGGTTCCTGCGCGCGCGCGGCCAGGACGTGGGCAAGGCGTCGACGATGCTGCTCAAATTCGTCGCCTGGAGGCGGGAGGCTGTGCCGGACGGCGCCATTCCGGCGGAACAGGTGCGGTCGGACATCGCCGATCAGAAAGTCTCCATGGCCGGTGTCGACCGCACCGGCCGCCCCGTCATGCTCGCCTTCCCCGCCAGGCACTACTCAGCCAACCGCGACATGGCCACCTTCAAGC GATTTGTTGTGTATCTGCTCGACAGCATCTGTGCCAG GATCCCTCGAGGACAGGAGAAGTTTCTGTGCATCGTGGATCTGAAGGGGTGGGGGTACGCCAACTGCGACGTGCGGGCGTACATTGCGGCCATTGAGATCATGCAGAACTACTACCCGGAGCGGCTGGGCAAGGCGCTCATGATCCACGTCCCTTATCTCTTCATGAAGGCCTGGAATATGGTGCAGCCCTTCATCGAcgccaacaccaaagacaag tttgtgttcatcgacgacaagAATCTGGAGGAGACGCTGAAGCGGGAGCTGGAGGATAGCCAGATTCCAGAGATGTACGGTGGGAAGCTGACTCCTGTTCCCCTAAGTTAA